The following are from one region of the Phormidium sp. PBR-2020 genome:
- the hypC gene encoding HypC/HybG/HupF family hydrogenase formation chaperone: MCLAVPGQVLEIEGTDPLNKSGKVSFGGVVKTVSLAYVPDVEVGDYVVVHVGFALSKVDEAAAEQTLADLQQIAKLG; the protein is encoded by the coding sequence ATGTGTTTAGCCGTTCCCGGACAAGTCTTAGAAATTGAGGGAACCGACCCTCTGAACAAAAGCGGAAAAGTAAGTTTCGGCGGAGTCGTCAAAACCGTGAGCCTCGCCTATGTTCCCGATGTCGAAGTCGGGGATTACGTCGTCGTTCACGTCGGATTTGCCCTAAGCAAAGTCGATGAAGCCGCAGCAGAACAAACTCTAGCCGATTTACAGCAGATTGCAAAGTTGGGTTAA
- a CDS encoding DUF4276 family protein — translation MFAEGQTEQTFADNLIRPHLANYGVYLNKPILISHGRRKGKVHRGGGQNYAAMKQDILRLLNQDKSRDVYFTTMLDLYALPSEFPGFTTSQNYRNAPYRQVRFLETSFADDIGDNRFLPHLQLYEYEAYLFCEPKYFLKRDPGGTKGAETLQDIANQYESPELINDGSQTAPSKRIIAEFPRYKKSKSVWGPLVAQDIGLAVIRQQCPHFNEWLSRLESLAQL, via the coding sequence ATATTTGCTGAAGGTCAAACTGAACAGACGTTTGCTGATAATTTAATCAGACCCCATTTAGCAAATTATGGAGTTTATCTCAATAAGCCCATTTTGATTTCTCATGGGAGAAGAAAAGGCAAAGTGCATCGCGGCGGCGGGCAAAATTATGCTGCGATGAAGCAAGACATCTTACGGCTTCTGAACCAGGACAAATCTAGAGATGTCTATTTTACAACGATGCTTGATCTATACGCACTTCCCTCTGAGTTCCCAGGATTTACAACTTCGCAAAACTACCGCAATGCCCCCTACCGACAGGTTCGTTTTTTAGAGACATCTTTTGCGGATGATATTGGCGATAATCGATTCTTGCCTCATCTCCAGCTTTATGAGTATGAAGCCTATCTATTTTGTGAACCCAAGTATTTTTTAAAAAGAGACCCTGGGGGAACGAAAGGGGCTGAGACGTTGCAGGATATCGCCAATCAATATGAGAGTCCTGAACTGATTAATGATGGGTCTCAAACCGCACCTAGTAAACGTATTATAGCTGAATTTCCAAGATATAAAAAATCCAAATCAGTTTGGGGGCCACTGGTGGCTCAAGATATTGGCTTAGCGGTGATTAGACAACAGTGTCCTCACTTTAATGAATGGCTGTCAAGGCTGGAATCTCTGGCTCAACTCTAA
- the hypD gene encoding hydrogenase formation protein HypD: MKFVSEYRDATLSQQYTEAIADLVTQPWTIMEICGGQTHAIVKYGIDRLLPDAITLVHGPGCPVCVTPIERIDKALDLARREEVILCSFGDMLRVPGSDRDLLSVKASGGDVRTVYSPLDALAIARDNPQKQIVFFAVGFETTAPATAMAVYQAKQQKLDNFSLLVSHVLVPPAMEAILSAPNCQVQGFLAAGHVCTVMGYRQYEPLVDTYHVPIVVTGFEPVDVLQGIYLCLKQLEAGVAQVENQYSRSVVPEGNPTAQHLIQEVFEVIPRHWRGLGEIPASGFGLREDYGQFDGDRRFGFSGDISPDEAETECISGEILQGFRKPHDCPAFGTRCTPDHPLGAPMVSSEGACAAYYRWRGDVA; the protein is encoded by the coding sequence ATTAAGTTTGTCAGTGAATACCGGGATGCCACCTTATCACAGCAGTATACCGAGGCGATCGCGGACCTCGTGACGCAACCTTGGACGATTATGGAGATTTGTGGCGGACAAACCCATGCGATCGTCAAATATGGCATCGATCGCCTCCTTCCCGATGCAATTACCCTAGTTCATGGTCCCGGCTGTCCCGTCTGTGTCACCCCCATCGAACGCATCGACAAAGCCCTGGATTTAGCCCGTCGCGAGGAGGTGATTCTCTGTTCCTTTGGCGATATGTTACGGGTTCCGGGCAGCGATCGCGACCTCCTCAGTGTCAAAGCCAGCGGCGGCGATGTGCGAACCGTCTATTCGCCTCTCGATGCGTTGGCGATCGCCCGCGACAATCCCCAGAAACAGATTGTCTTCTTCGCCGTCGGCTTTGAAACCACCGCCCCCGCGACAGCCATGGCTGTCTATCAAGCTAAGCAACAAAAGCTTGACAATTTCTCCCTTTTAGTCTCTCACGTTCTAGTTCCCCCAGCCATGGAGGCGATTCTCAGTGCGCCCAACTGTCAAGTGCAGGGATTTCTCGCCGCCGGCCATGTCTGTACGGTCATGGGGTATCGCCAATATGAACCCTTAGTCGACACCTATCACGTCCCCATCGTCGTCACTGGCTTTGAACCGGTGGATGTTTTACAGGGGATTTATCTCTGTCTCAAGCAACTCGAAGCGGGAGTGGCCCAAGTTGAAAATCAATATAGCCGCTCCGTTGTTCCTGAAGGCAACCCCACTGCCCAACATCTGATTCAAGAGGTGTTTGAGGTGATTCCCCGTCACTGGCGAGGTTTGGGGGAAATTCCCGCCAGTGGCTTCGGTTTGCGAGAGGACTATGGCCAATTTGATGGCGATCGCCGTTTCGGGTTTTCCGGTGATATCTCCCCAGATGAGGCCGAGACAGAGTGCATTAGCGGCGAGATTTTGCAAGGGTTCCGCAAACCCCACGACTGTCCGGCGTTTGGTACTCGTTGCACCCCAGACCATCCCCTGGGTGCGCCAATGGTCTCCTCTGAGGGGGCCTGTGCGGCCTATTATCGTTGGCGGGGGGATGTGGCTTAA
- a CDS encoding alpha/beta hydrolase codes for MKETNLTINNCSYHVRDSKTGHSSVLLLHGWPDDGSVWKYQTPALIDAGYRVICIDWLGHGKSEKTEDVSKYTLSSLSQDIATLINLLGLKKVHCVAHDYGAVVAWEFVEKYPEYLLSYTALSVGHPWVLVQNLSLESLVKSWYLLFNPLPISIPLYRAMDGLFFKWVLRSHPDRDTIVEKFLRDRKPFYIQVWEKANPVIPVIASAFFDKKSKPELIKVPTLGVWSSQDSFMAEAQIKQSAALIESEWKYIKISNSNHWLQLEKPKEFNELLLTWLDQHSSSQ; via the coding sequence ATGAAAGAAACTAATTTGACAATCAATAACTGTAGTTACCACGTTCGTGACTCCAAAACTGGACATAGTAGTGTTTTATTGCTACATGGATGGCCAGACGATGGTTCTGTATGGAAGTACCAGACTCCTGCTCTAATCGACGCTGGCTATCGCGTGATTTGCATTGACTGGCTAGGTCACGGAAAAAGTGAAAAGACTGAAGATGTGAGTAAATACACTTTATCTTCTTTGTCCCAAGATATTGCTACGTTGATCAACTTGCTCGGTCTTAAAAAAGTACATTGCGTTGCCCATGACTACGGTGCAGTGGTGGCCTGGGAATTCGTTGAAAAGTATCCAGAATATTTACTGTCTTACACAGCACTTTCTGTAGGACATCCTTGGGTCTTAGTGCAAAATTTGTCGCTCGAATCGCTTGTTAAAAGTTGGTACTTGCTGTTTAATCCTTTACCCATATCGATTCCCCTCTACCGAGCCATGGACGGACTTTTCTTTAAATGGGTACTACGAAGTCACCCCGATCGAGACACGATCGTTGAAAAATTTCTGCGCGATCGCAAGCCTTTTTACATTCAAGTTTGGGAAAAAGCTAATCCAGTAATTCCTGTCATTGCTTCTGCATTTTTTGATAAAAAATCAAAACCAGAGCTAATTAAGGTTCCGACTTTAGGCGTTTGGAGTTCTCAAGATAGCTTCATGGCTGAAGCGCAAATCAAACAATCTGCTGCTTTGATTGAATCTGAATGGAAATATATCAAAATTTCAAACTCCAATCACTGGCTTCAGCTAGAAAAACCCAAAGAGTTTAACGAGCTTTTACTGACATGGCTTGATCAGCACTCATCCTCACAATAA
- the hypB gene encoding hydrogenase nickel incorporation protein HypB, which produces MCQDCGCSVTPANIRMTSENQSHHGHSHGHSHEHPHHEHSHEHPHHEHPHHDHSHQQINLHQAILSKNDRLAERNRGFFAAKNLFVLNILSSPGSGKTALLERTLMDLSDRIPAAVIVGDLETDNDAQRLRRSGQQAIQIMTESLCHLEAEAIAQATQKLDLTDIQLLIIENVGNLVCPAAYDLGETQRVVLLSTTEGEDKPLKYPTVFKSADVVVLNKIDIAEVVGFDRDRALENIRNIAPQAQILEVSARTGEGMEQWYAYLQGQVQPQPELAVH; this is translated from the coding sequence ATGTGTCAAGATTGCGGTTGTTCCGTTACCCCAGCTAATATTCGCATGACATCAGAAAATCAGTCTCATCACGGTCATTCTCACGGTCATTCTCACGAACATCCCCATCACGAACATTCTCACGAACATCCCCATCACGAACATCCCCATCACGACCATTCTCACCAGCAAATTAACCTCCACCAAGCGATTCTCTCGAAAAACGATCGCCTAGCGGAACGAAATCGCGGCTTTTTTGCCGCTAAAAACCTCTTTGTTCTCAATATTCTCTCCTCACCGGGTTCTGGAAAAACCGCACTCCTAGAACGCACCTTAATGGACTTGAGCGATCGCATCCCCGCTGCCGTCATTGTGGGAGACTTAGAAACCGACAACGACGCGCAACGACTGCGACGCAGTGGACAACAGGCGATTCAGATTATGACGGAAAGCCTCTGTCACCTCGAAGCTGAAGCCATCGCCCAAGCCACCCAAAAACTGGATTTAACCGATATCCAACTGCTGATTATCGAGAATGTGGGAAATCTGGTTTGTCCCGCCGCCTATGATTTAGGAGAAACGCAACGGGTAGTTCTCCTATCCACCACAGAAGGAGAAGATAAACCCCTAAAATATCCCACGGTGTTTAAATCTGCCGATGTAGTGGTTTTGAATAAAATCGATATTGCCGAAGTGGTGGGATTTGACCGCGATCGCGCCCTGGAGAATATCCGCAACATCGCCCCCCAAGCCCAAATCCTGGAAGTTTCTGCCCGGACTGGGGAAGGGATGGAACAATGGTATGCGTATTTACAAGGACAGGTTCAGCCTCAACCTGAACTCGCCGTTCACTAA
- a CDS encoding IS630 family transposase (programmed frameshift): MTIITELDDFINTSSNTQEVKRALAVKMILTGTSSHEIENLLQVSHSFISKWKNQALFHGVGSLKLQYKGSKSYLNASSKAKVIEWLRQQPYLRTGDLKRHLDQEYGVVYASDQSYYALFKSAKISWKKSQKKNPAKNEEQVKTQKKEIQNKLKKWEPEIKAGKLAVFMIDECHLLWGDLLGYVWGRTDIRIEIPIKNQKNRQTYYGALDYQNQEFIVEEYSSGNTENTIDFIKHLRKQRPTKRIAIFWDGASYHKSQEFKEYLKQVNGELLEDEWLVHCTTFAPNAPEQNPVEDLWLQAKNFIRQFYHLCDSFKTIKGLFKFFADGQIFNFPKLFYYGILPQLI, encoded by the exons ATGACCATTATCACTGAACTAGATGATTTCATCAACACCAGTTCAAATACTCAAGAAGTCAAAAGAGCCTTGGCTGTTAAGATGATTTTAACAGGAACATCTTCTCATGAAATTGAAAACCTATTACAAGTATCTCATAGTTTTATTAGCAAGTGGAAAAATCAAGCTCTTTTTCATGGGGTAGGCAGCTTAAAACTTCAATATAAAGGAAGTAAAAGTTACCTCAATGCTTCCTCAAAAGCTAAGGTAATTGAATGGCTAAGGCAGCAACCTTATTTAAGAACCGGGGATTTAAAACGACATTTAGATCAGGAATATGGAGTGGTTTATGCTTCAGATCAAAGCTACTATGCTTTGTTCAAATCCGCTAAAATAAGCTGGAAGAAATCTCAGAAAAAGAATCCAGCAAAAAATGAAGAACAAGTCAAAAC ACAAAAAAAGGAAATTCAAAATAAACTCAAAAAATGGGAACCCGAAATAAAAGCTGGAAAGCTTGCGGTGTTTATGATTGACGAATGTCATCTTCTTTGGGGAGACCTCTTGGGTTATGTTTGGGGACGAACAGATATTCGGATTGAAATTCCTATTAAAAATCAAAAAAATAGACAAACTTATTATGGGGCATTAGATTATCAAAATCAGGAATTCATTGTCGAAGAATATTCCAGCGGCAATACGGAAAACACCATAGATTTCATAAAACATTTACGAAAACAAAGACCGACAAAAAGAATTGCCATTTTTTGGGATGGCGCTAGTTATCATAAATCTCAAGAATTTAAAGAATATTTAAAACAAGTAAATGGAGAGTTGTTAGAAGATGAATGGTTAGTTCATTGCACTACCTTTGCTCCAAACGCCCCCGAGCAAAACCCGGTGGAAGATCTTTGGTTACAAGCTAAAAACTTTATTCGGCAGTTTTATCATTTATGTGATTCATTCAAGACAATAAAAGGGCTATTTAAGTTTTTTGCTGATGGTCAAATATTTAATTTCCCCAAACTGTTCTATTATGGAATTTTGCCACAACTGATTTAG
- the hypF gene encoding carbamoyltransferase HypF, whose protein sequence is MMGEFDETVRGDRLHLDIQGIVQGVGFRPFVYQLATNLNLAGWVNNTADGVVIEIEGDRPQLEQFCQRLVHQLPPHAQIDRLHRHWISPQGQTDFHIQASESHPQRKTALILPDLATCSHCIEELFNPNNRRYRYPFINCTHCGPRYSIIETLPYDRPLTTMKGFPLCNNCQQEYDNPGDRRFHAQPNACEVCGPQLEFHPATNLPPLEAAQTLLHQGKILALKGLGGVQLLVNAQDEAAVQRLRQRKHRPSKPLAVMYPHLDAVRQDCYLSDSEAELLQSPAAPIVLLRQRHSHLAPSVAPNNPNIGVMLPYTPLHHLLLRDVASPLVATSGNLSGEPICIENEETLQRLGNIADGFLLHNRPIARPVDDSVVRVMLDTPVMLRRARGYAPRTLSIPGLSQSVLAVGGYFKATVAIAFNENVFVSQHIGDLDNLASRQAFDYTLAKLASIYDFEPQVIVCDAHPDYPSTHVAQQLAQEKQLPLIRVQHHQAHILSVMAEHQLQAPVLGIAWDGTGYGDDGTIWGGELLQIDTSDKGYQRLAHCRSFPLPGGDRAAKEPRRVALGLLWECFGEDLFTKPSLLSLPPLQAFSPSELKILQTALRRGINTPRSSSVGRLFDAIAALLGLKQVLSFEGEAAMALEFAARTVNTSDCYAIPLSEGVWDWEPMLLGILGDRTSDTSIPHIAAKFHNSLIEAIAQMLQTYHHPSVPIVLTGGCFQNQILLEGAIARLQQMGLQPYINQQFPANDGGLSLGQIYRFSQSSANPRGLS, encoded by the coding sequence ATGATGGGGGAGTTTGACGAGACGGTTCGGGGCGATCGCCTCCACCTGGATATTCAAGGAATTGTCCAAGGAGTGGGGTTTCGCCCCTTCGTGTATCAACTGGCCACCAACCTAAACCTAGCGGGCTGGGTGAACAACACCGCTGACGGAGTTGTTATCGAAATCGAGGGCGATCGCCCCCAACTCGAACAATTCTGTCAGCGTCTCGTTCACCAACTCCCTCCCCACGCCCAAATCGATCGCCTCCATCGCCACTGGATATCCCCCCAAGGCCAAACCGACTTCCACATTCAAGCCTCGGAATCCCATCCTCAACGCAAAACCGCCCTCATTCTCCCAGATCTCGCCACCTGTTCTCACTGCATCGAAGAACTCTTTAACCCCAACAATCGCCGCTACCGCTATCCCTTCATTAACTGCACCCATTGCGGCCCCCGCTATAGCATCATCGAAACCCTTCCCTACGATCGCCCCCTCACCACCATGAAGGGGTTCCCTCTTTGCAACAACTGTCAGCAAGAATACGACAATCCCGGCGATCGCCGTTTCCACGCCCAACCCAACGCCTGCGAGGTATGCGGCCCCCAACTCGAGTTTCATCCCGCCACCAACCTCCCCCCCCTAGAGGCCGCCCAAACCCTGCTACATCAGGGAAAAATCCTCGCCCTCAAAGGCTTAGGCGGAGTTCAACTTCTGGTTAACGCCCAAGACGAGGCCGCAGTTCAACGATTGCGTCAACGGAAACATCGCCCCAGTAAACCCTTAGCGGTGATGTATCCCCATCTCGATGCCGTTCGCCAAGACTGTTATCTCAGTGACAGCGAAGCCGAACTCCTGCAATCTCCCGCCGCCCCTATTGTCTTATTGCGTCAACGACACTCTCACCTCGCCCCCTCCGTCGCCCCCAACAATCCCAATATTGGGGTGATGCTTCCCTACACGCCCCTACATCATCTTCTCTTGCGGGATGTTGCATCGCCCCTTGTCGCCACCAGTGGGAATCTCTCCGGGGAACCCATTTGTATTGAAAATGAGGAAACTCTGCAACGCCTCGGGAACATCGCCGACGGCTTTTTGCTGCATAATCGCCCCATCGCCCGCCCAGTGGATGACTCAGTGGTTCGGGTGATGCTGGATACACCCGTGATGCTACGACGGGCCAGGGGATACGCCCCTAGAACCCTCTCGATTCCTGGATTATCTCAGTCAGTGTTGGCGGTGGGGGGCTATTTTAAGGCTACAGTGGCGATCGCCTTCAACGAAAACGTCTTTGTCAGTCAGCATATTGGCGATTTAGACAATCTCGCCAGCCGTCAAGCCTTTGACTATACCCTGGCCAAACTCGCTAGTATTTATGACTTTGAACCCCAAGTCATCGTCTGTGATGCCCATCCCGATTATCCCTCCACGCACGTCGCCCAACAACTGGCCCAAGAGAAACAACTTCCCTTAATCCGCGTTCAACATCATCAGGCCCATATCCTCTCGGTGATGGCGGAACATCAGTTACAGGCCCCCGTCTTGGGAATCGCTTGGGATGGAACCGGCTATGGAGATGATGGAACCATTTGGGGTGGGGAACTGTTGCAGATTGACACTTCTGACAAGGGATATCAGCGGTTAGCCCATTGTCGCAGTTTTCCGCTGCCCGGGGGCGATCGCGCCGCCAAAGAACCCCGACGGGTGGCGTTAGGCTTATTGTGGGAGTGTTTTGGCGAGGATCTATTTACTAAGCCCTCCCTGCTGTCTCTTCCCCCGCTTCAGGCCTTTTCCCCATCGGAGTTGAAGATTTTGCAAACCGCCTTACGTCGGGGGATTAATACGCCTCGCAGTAGTAGTGTTGGGCGGTTGTTTGATGCGATCGCCGCCTTATTAGGGCTAAAACAGGTTCTCAGCTTTGAAGGAGAAGCCGCCATGGCCTTGGAGTTCGCCGCCCGAACCGTGAACACCTCAGACTGTTATGCCATTCCTCTCTCGGAAGGGGTTTGGGATTGGGAACCGATGCTTTTAGGGATTTTGGGCGATCGCACCTCCGACACCTCCATTCCCCACATCGCCGCCAAGTTTCACAATAGTCTCATTGAAGCGATCGCCCAAATGCTGCAAACCTATCATCATCCCTCCGTTCCCATCGTCTTAACCGGGGGCTGCTTCCAGAATCAGATTCTCCTAGAGGGGGCGATCGCCCGACTACAGCAGATGGGACTGCAACCCTACATTAACCAACAGTTCCCAGCCAACGATGGGGGACTCAGCCTTGGACAAATCTATCGATTCTCCCAATCCTCAGCGAATCCTAGGGGTTTGAGTTAG
- the hypA gene encoding hydrogenase maturation nickel metallochaperone HypA, with product MHEVSIMAQTLDIALNEATRQGASQIHRLTVRVGTLSGVVPDALRFAFDVVAKDTIAEQARFDIETVTARCYCQTCEQDFYPEDIIFVCPHCGTLSSQVLSGKELELSSLEVS from the coding sequence ATGCACGAAGTCAGTATCATGGCCCAAACCCTGGACATCGCCCTCAATGAGGCGACACGACAGGGTGCCAGTCAGATTCACCGCTTAACCGTCCGCGTGGGAACCCTCTCAGGAGTCGTTCCCGATGCCCTTCGTTTTGCCTTTGATGTTGTAGCCAAAGATACCATCGCTGAACAGGCAAGGTTTGACATTGAAACGGTTACAGCCCGGTGTTACTGTCAAACTTGTGAACAGGACTTTTATCCCGAGGATATTATTTTTGTCTGTCCCCATTGTGGAACCTTAAGTTCTCAGGTTCTCAGCGGCAAAGAACTCGAATTGTCATCCCTAGAGGTTTCCTAG
- a CDS encoding AAA family ATPase has product MDKLRQLKLDGFKSIKCLDLELSSLNILIGANGSGKSNLISFFKMLNEMMAGRLQQHIGISGRATSLLHFGAKITPQIQATLEFEVGGGVNQYQIRLCHASGDTLIFAKECLRFLESGSGKEKVDDLGSGHQETKIHQAVEDGKLTAKAIQDLLTRCRVYHFHDTSATANVRQSCYIGDNRWLMPDAGNLAAMLHRFREEEGVYYRRIVDTVRLIAPFFEDFVLEADASNRLMLNWQSKDSDRPFGPHQFSDGTLRSICLITLLLQPESELPKLMIVDEPELGLHPYALRIIADLFGSVSLHTQVIVSSQSSPFLDYFETEDIITVDIAEKASQFRRLKSEELEPWLEDYSLGEVWQKNVIAGGPH; this is encoded by the coding sequence ATGGATAAATTGCGACAGCTAAAACTAGATGGATTTAAATCCATAAAATGCTTAGACCTTGAACTCAGTTCCCTCAATATTCTGATTGGAGCGAATGGATCTGGCAAGAGTAATCTCATTTCATTTTTTAAGATGCTCAATGAAATGATGGCCGGGCGTTTACAACAACATATCGGTATCTCAGGGCGTGCCACTTCCTTACTTCACTTTGGAGCCAAAATTACCCCCCAAATTCAAGCCACTCTTGAGTTTGAGGTTGGGGGTGGTGTAAATCAGTATCAAATCCGGTTATGTCATGCCTCAGGTGACACCTTAATCTTTGCTAAAGAATGCTTACGTTTCCTTGAATCTGGTTCTGGAAAAGAAAAAGTGGATGACTTAGGTTCAGGTCATCAGGAGACTAAAATTCACCAAGCGGTAGAAGACGGAAAACTAACGGCAAAAGCCATTCAAGACTTACTAACCCGTTGTCGTGTTTACCACTTTCATGATACCTCAGCCACCGCCAATGTTCGACAGTCTTGTTACATCGGGGATAACCGATGGCTGATGCCCGATGCTGGGAATTTAGCAGCGATGCTTCACCGATTTCGCGAGGAAGAGGGGGTTTATTATCGTCGTATTGTCGACACAGTTCGTCTGATTGCCCCGTTTTTTGAGGATTTTGTCCTAGAAGCCGATGCTTCCAATCGCCTCATGCTTAACTGGCAAAGCAAAGACTCAGATCGCCCATTTGGTCCCCACCAGTTTTCTGATGGAACCTTGCGGTCAATTTGCTTGATTACCTTGTTGTTACAACCCGAATCTGAACTACCTAAATTGATGATTGTCGATGAACCGGAATTGGGGTTACATCCCTATGCACTTAGGATTATTGCAGATTTATTTGGCAGTGTTTCACTGCATACTCAAGTCATAGTGAGTAGCCAATCCAGTCCTTTTTTGGACTATTTTGAAACCGAGGATATTATCACAGTGGATATAGCTGAAAAAGCCTCCCAGTTTCGCAGACTCAAGTCAGAGGAATTAGAACCCTGGCTAGAGGATTATAGTTTAGGGGAAGTCTGGCAAAAAAATGTCATCGCTGGGGGGCCTCATTGA